The following proteins are co-located in the Gordonia polyisoprenivorans genome:
- a CDS encoding TetR-like C-terminal domain-containing protein, translated as MTPDRRGDNKRPISAGRPRDGRIDAAIIAATRELILETGYPALSLSAIAARAGTTTAAIYRRWSGKAQLVHEAVLSAEVLTPPTGSGDVRQDIRALVEIVRSMFNRPEVRVALPGLIADTVASPDVHSQMIARLAGDLTAFESRFGQERRDDDRLPMLAEVVAGTAIFRILIRSDAALDDTWVDEMVELITERWPGDGERS; from the coding sequence ATGACACCAGATCGTCGAGGTGATAACAAGAGGCCGATATCGGCGGGGCGGCCCCGAGATGGTCGAATCGACGCCGCGATCATCGCCGCCACCCGCGAGCTGATTCTCGAGACCGGCTATCCCGCGCTGTCGTTGTCGGCGATAGCCGCTCGTGCCGGAACGACCACGGCGGCCATCTACCGGCGATGGTCGGGTAAGGCGCAGCTGGTCCACGAGGCGGTGTTGTCGGCGGAGGTCCTGACACCGCCGACGGGGTCCGGGGACGTCCGACAGGACATCCGCGCGCTCGTCGAGATCGTGCGCTCGATGTTCAACCGGCCGGAGGTGCGGGTGGCGCTACCCGGACTGATCGCCGACACCGTGGCATCGCCCGACGTCCACAGCCAGATGATCGCGAGGCTGGCGGGCGACCTCACCGCCTTCGAGTCCCGCTTCGGTCAGGAACGTCGCGACGACGACCGGCTGCCGATGCTCGCCGAGGTGGTCGCAGGTACCGCGATCTTCCGCATCCTCATTCGCAGCGACGCGGCGCTCGACGACACCTGGGTCGACGAGATGGTCGAGCTGATCACCGAACGGTGGCCGGGCGACGGCGAGAGGTCGTAA
- the ilvB gene encoding biosynthetic-type acetolactate synthase large subunit yields the protein MDLITTSSPHSRPRTPEVRHLIDDTLAESSCEGEQLTGATALARSLEALAVEAIFALPTADIMPMWAALGASATIRTVAVRHEQGAGHAAAGYAIATGRTGVCLVAPGSGATNLVTALADANMDSVPIVAIIANVPTGSLGTDTSAEIDTIGMTQSITKHSFRINDPGDIPGVIAQAFHIASTGRPGPVVVAVPLDVATADLRFAWPPQFELRGYSVATTVANGDINGAVREIRSARAPVLYIGGGVIKAGASRSLRELAELTRIPVVTTLMARGALPDHHPQHYGMPGMHGTVAAVAALQKSDLIIAIGARFDDRVTGEAHSFAPNARVIHIDIDPAEIGKNRRVDVAIVGHARTAIRALTLALRSEVAQRQLPDLGGWQDYLDQMHQDYSPSYADPVNGTLSPERVIQTLSRSVSAGTIFSAGVGQHQMWAANYIDFSEPRTWLNSGGLGTMGFAVPAAIGAQVGHPGREVWAIDGDGCFQMTGRELATAAAEGLPIKVAIINNGNLGMVRQLQTMHYDGRFHGVDLATKTRLIPDFVRYAEALGCAAFRCTDRVELDETILAARSVTDRPVVVDFVVSDETLVWPMIAAGASNDEILTAGGVRPLFESAD from the coding sequence ATGGATCTGATCACCACCTCATCACCACACAGTCGACCGCGAACGCCCGAGGTGCGTCACCTCATTGACGACACGCTAGCCGAAAGCAGCTGCGAGGGAGAACAACTCACTGGTGCAACGGCATTGGCGCGTAGCCTTGAAGCCCTCGCTGTCGAGGCAATCTTCGCGCTGCCGACAGCCGACATCATGCCGATGTGGGCTGCGCTGGGCGCCTCCGCGACGATCAGAACTGTCGCGGTTCGGCACGAGCAAGGGGCTGGGCACGCCGCAGCCGGATATGCCATCGCCACCGGCAGGACCGGTGTCTGCCTCGTAGCGCCAGGATCCGGAGCCACGAATCTGGTCACCGCACTGGCCGATGCAAACATGGACTCCGTCCCGATCGTCGCCATCATCGCCAACGTGCCAACAGGTTCTCTCGGTACCGACACGTCCGCCGAGATCGACACCATCGGAATGACACAGTCGATCACCAAGCACAGCTTCCGGATCAATGACCCCGGGGACATCCCTGGAGTCATCGCCCAGGCGTTCCACATCGCGTCGACGGGACGGCCGGGGCCCGTCGTCGTCGCAGTCCCGCTCGACGTCGCCACGGCCGACCTGAGGTTCGCGTGGCCGCCGCAGTTCGAGTTGCGCGGTTACAGCGTTGCCACGACGGTGGCGAACGGCGACATCAATGGAGCCGTCAGGGAAATCCGGTCCGCCCGCGCGCCCGTACTCTACATCGGCGGCGGTGTCATCAAGGCCGGTGCCTCCCGATCGCTTCGAGAACTGGCCGAACTCACGCGCATTCCCGTGGTCACCACCCTGATGGCGCGTGGCGCACTGCCAGATCACCACCCGCAGCACTATGGCATGCCCGGAATGCACGGCACGGTCGCCGCGGTCGCAGCATTGCAGAAGAGTGACCTCATCATCGCGATCGGCGCCCGCTTCGATGACCGCGTCACCGGTGAGGCCCACTCGTTCGCGCCGAACGCACGTGTCATCCATATCGACATCGACCCGGCCGAAATCGGGAAGAACCGACGCGTCGACGTCGCGATCGTCGGGCACGCACGAACCGCGATCAGGGCCCTCACACTTGCGCTGCGATCTGAGGTCGCACAACGACAGCTGCCTGATCTCGGAGGCTGGCAGGACTATCTCGACCAGATGCACCAGGACTACTCACCCAGCTACGCCGACCCCGTCAACGGAACCCTCTCCCCCGAGCGGGTCATCCAGACACTGAGCCGTTCGGTGAGTGCCGGGACCATCTTCAGCGCCGGCGTCGGACAGCATCAGATGTGGGCGGCGAACTACATCGACTTCAGTGAGCCGCGTACCTGGTTGAACTCCGGAGGACTGGGCACCATGGGTTTTGCGGTGCCCGCGGCCATCGGCGCACAGGTCGGGCATCCCGGCCGCGAGGTGTGGGCAATTGACGGTGATGGTTGTTTCCAGATGACCGGACGCGAGCTGGCCACCGCAGCGGCCGAGGGCCTCCCCATCAAGGTGGCCATCATCAACAACGGCAACCTCGGCATGGTTCGCCAACTGCAGACAATGCACTACGATGGCCGATTCCACGGTGTCGATCTCGCGACGAAGACCCGCCTCATCCCCGACTTCGTCCGTTACGCAGAAGCTCTCGGGTGTGCGGCATTCCGGTGCACCGACCGAGTCGAGCTTGACGAGACCATCCTTGCCGCTCGGTCCGTCACTGATCGGCCGGTGGTCGTTGATTTCGTTGTCTCCGACGAAACCCTGGTGTGGCCCATGATCGCCGCCGGCGCAAGCAACGACGAGATCCTGACCGCTGGAGGCGTCCGGCCGCTGTTTGAGTCCGCAGACTGA
- a CDS encoding 2-oxo acid dehydrogenase subunit E2, translating into MTNTQSTTTVGMPALGESVEEGTITRWLKDPGDRVQAEEPLLEVATDKVDTEIPSPVTGVLVDILAAEDDVVGVGAALAIIATGYAAGDVSDTDKGTTDTPANHPAVRPAAPPAETEVVSAAPPRTAPREASSVTEGVVEKLPRIRRTIAARMVESLQTSAQLTTVLEVDVTEIARLRRAHKDEFLTRSGVKLSFFPFFAKAAVAALSEHRVLNASVNPDVTEITYHGACHVGIAVDSDKGLMVPVIREAQDLSIEGLARAIADKADRVRTGTITPAELGGGTFTLTNTGSRGALFDTPIINQPQTGILGIGAVVERLIPSRRDDNLNIDVRSMAYLSISYDHRVVDGADAARFLTAVKHRLEGGFSADDLR; encoded by the coding sequence ATGACGAACACACAGTCGACGACCACCGTCGGCATGCCCGCTCTCGGCGAGAGCGTCGAAGAAGGAACGATCACCCGGTGGCTCAAGGATCCCGGCGACCGGGTGCAGGCCGAGGAACCGTTACTGGAGGTGGCCACCGACAAGGTCGACACCGAGATCCCCTCTCCGGTCACCGGTGTCCTCGTCGACATCCTGGCCGCCGAGGACGACGTCGTGGGTGTCGGAGCCGCTCTCGCCATCATCGCGACGGGCTACGCCGCCGGGGATGTCTCGGACACCGACAAAGGCACCACGGACACGCCCGCCAATCATCCAGCGGTGCGACCGGCAGCCCCACCTGCCGAAACCGAGGTCGTCAGCGCGGCACCGCCGCGGACAGCGCCACGCGAGGCGTCGTCGGTGACCGAAGGTGTGGTCGAGAAACTGCCACGCATCCGTCGCACCATTGCCGCGCGGATGGTCGAGTCCCTGCAGACCTCTGCCCAACTCACCACCGTGCTCGAGGTCGATGTCACCGAGATCGCCCGCCTGCGGCGCGCCCACAAGGACGAATTTCTCACCCGCTCCGGGGTCAAGCTGTCGTTCTTCCCGTTCTTCGCCAAGGCCGCGGTCGCTGCGCTGAGCGAACATCGTGTCCTGAATGCGTCGGTGAATCCCGACGTCACCGAGATCACCTACCACGGCGCATGTCATGTGGGCATCGCGGTGGACAGCGACAAAGGACTGATGGTCCCGGTCATCCGGGAGGCGCAGGACCTGAGCATCGAGGGACTCGCGCGAGCAATCGCAGACAAGGCCGACCGCGTCCGTACCGGCACCATCACGCCCGCCGAATTAGGCGGCGGCACCTTCACCCTGACCAACACCGGCAGCCGCGGGGCATTGTTCGACACCCCGATCATCAACCAACCGCAGACTGGCATCCTCGGCATCGGCGCTGTCGTCGAGCGTCTCATTCCATCTCGCCGCGATGACAACCTCAACATCGACGTGCGCTCGATGGCCTACCTGTCGATCTCCTATGACCACCGCGTCGTCGACGGGGCCGACGCTGCACGATTCCTCACCGCAGTGAAGCATCGACTAGAAGGAGGCTTCAGTGCTGACGACCTACGCTGA
- a CDS encoding transketolase-like TK C-terminal-containing protein, which yields MSTPVPSTRRSTDVFASADPSVLNAVADRVLWLSTAIIHHANRVRPNTSGLKVGGHQASCASMVSIMTSLWFEQLQPGDRVSVKPHASPVLHSLNYLLGELDEKYLTTLREYGGLQSYPSRSKDPDTVDYSTGSVGIGATAPIWGAIARRYVQTATGTAESGRQYSLVGDAELDEGAVWEAILDPGVAELGEVVWIVDLNRQSLDRVVPNIAAGRLEKMFAAAGWQVLTVKFGALLESLFAKPGGDALRTRILEMPNPEYQRLLRCSADQVRDRLPGAGPGGVDIMALLADLDDETLLAAIRNLGGHDMAALIEAYRQIDDTRPTVIIAYTIKGYGLPTEGHPQNHSSLLSVQEYQQLAERLGRDPDTPWGRFDDDSEPAQLCETTAARLRREPIPPADVPAVPVDSGRTPKGTASTQAGLGRVLLDLTRSAPEVAKRLVTVSPDVSSTTNLAGWVNKVGVWSSSERRNWFDDDPETLMHWREKPTGQHMELGIAETNLVGLIGELGATWSRWGQPLFPIGVVYDPFVERALEPWSFGIYAGGQSILVGTPSGVTLAAEGGAHQSIKTPSIGLEQPGCISYEPAFGIDVEWTLLASIGRLGKPDGTSAYLRLSTRPVDQSMAHVPEDPAARERRRRQVVAGGYPLIRRENPALTIVGMGALIPEALAAAGRLEQVGVLADVLCVTSPGLLFEALQARRGQGSASTWILDQLLPAERATPMVTVLDGHPHTLAFLAAVNRVPSVSLGVSQFGQVGSLEDVYKHHGIDTDSIVRAALDVLP from the coding sequence ATGTCCACCCCCGTCCCATCCACACGCCGATCGACAGATGTGTTCGCCAGTGCCGATCCGTCCGTGCTCAACGCGGTCGCGGACCGCGTACTGTGGCTGTCCACCGCGATCATCCACCACGCAAACAGAGTTCGGCCAAACACGAGCGGGCTCAAAGTCGGCGGACACCAGGCCTCGTGCGCGTCGATGGTCTCGATCATGACCTCGCTCTGGTTCGAGCAGCTACAACCGGGCGACCGCGTGTCGGTCAAACCGCATGCCTCCCCGGTGTTGCACAGCCTCAATTACCTTCTCGGCGAGCTCGACGAGAAGTACCTGACGACTCTGCGCGAGTACGGGGGCCTGCAGTCGTATCCGAGCCGATCCAAGGATCCCGACACCGTCGACTACTCCACCGGCTCGGTCGGCATCGGTGCCACCGCGCCCATCTGGGGTGCCATCGCTCGTCGGTACGTCCAGACCGCGACAGGCACAGCCGAAAGCGGTCGCCAGTACTCGCTCGTGGGCGATGCGGAACTCGACGAGGGCGCGGTGTGGGAGGCGATCCTCGATCCCGGCGTCGCCGAACTCGGTGAGGTGGTGTGGATCGTCGACCTGAACCGGCAGTCGCTCGATCGGGTGGTCCCCAACATCGCCGCCGGCCGGTTGGAGAAGATGTTCGCCGCCGCTGGGTGGCAGGTCCTGACCGTCAAATTCGGCGCGCTCTTGGAGTCGCTGTTCGCCAAACCGGGCGGAGACGCCCTGCGTACCCGCATTCTCGAGATGCCCAACCCCGAGTACCAGCGGCTGCTGCGCTGCTCGGCCGACCAGGTGCGCGATCGCCTGCCCGGTGCCGGCCCCGGCGGTGTCGACATCATGGCACTGCTTGCCGACCTGGACGACGAGACGCTGTTGGCCGCCATCCGCAACCTCGGCGGGCACGACATGGCCGCGCTGATCGAGGCCTACCGACAGATCGACGACACGCGTCCCACCGTCATCATCGCCTACACGATCAAGGGCTACGGGCTACCCACCGAAGGACATCCGCAAAACCACTCATCGCTGCTCAGTGTCCAGGAGTACCAGCAACTGGCCGAGCGGCTCGGCCGCGACCCGGATACACCCTGGGGTCGATTCGACGACGACTCCGAACCTGCACAGTTGTGCGAGACCACCGCCGCCCGCCTGCGTCGGGAACCGATTCCCCCCGCTGACGTTCCCGCCGTGCCGGTCGACAGTGGACGCACTCCGAAGGGCACCGCGAGTACCCAGGCCGGCCTGGGTCGCGTGCTGCTCGACCTCACCCGCAGCGCTCCCGAGGTCGCCAAGCGTCTGGTCACCGTCAGTCCGGACGTGAGTTCGACGACCAACCTCGCGGGCTGGGTCAACAAGGTCGGGGTGTGGTCGTCGTCCGAGCGCCGCAACTGGTTCGACGACGATCCGGAAACCCTCATGCACTGGCGCGAGAAGCCGACGGGCCAGCACATGGAACTCGGAATCGCCGAGACCAATCTCGTCGGGCTCATCGGCGAGCTCGGTGCTACATGGAGCCGCTGGGGGCAGCCACTGTTCCCGATCGGGGTGGTGTATGACCCGTTCGTCGAGCGCGCACTGGAGCCGTGGTCCTTTGGGATCTACGCCGGCGGGCAATCCATTCTGGTCGGCACGCCGTCCGGGGTCACACTGGCAGCCGAAGGCGGGGCACACCAGTCCATCAAGACGCCGTCGATCGGCCTTGAGCAGCCGGGGTGCATCTCCTACGAGCCGGCGTTCGGCATCGACGTCGAATGGACCTTGCTCGCCAGTATCGGCCGGCTCGGCAAGCCGGACGGCACATCTGCCTATCTCCGGCTGTCCACGCGTCCGGTCGATCAATCCATGGCACATGTGCCCGAGGACCCAGCAGCCCGTGAGCGCCGACGGCGGCAGGTCGTGGCGGGAGGCTACCCGCTGATCCGGCGCGAGAATCCGGCACTGACGATCGTCGGGATGGGTGCCCTCATACCCGAGGCGCTCGCTGCCGCCGGACGCCTGGAGCAGGTCGGCGTGCTTGCCGATGTCCTGTGTGTCACCAGCCCCGGGCTGCTCTTCGAAGCCCTCCAGGCACGACGGGGCCAGGGCTCGGCGTCGACGTGGATCCTCGATCAGTTGCTACCCGCCGAGCGGGCGACACCAATGGTCACCGTGCTCGATGGCCACCCCCACACCCTGGCGTTCCTCGCCGCAGTCAACCGGGTGCCGTCAGTCTCATTGGGAGTCAGTCAGTTCGGCCAAGTGGGCTCGCTCGAGGACGTATACAAACACCACGGCATCGACACCGACAGCATCGTGCGTGCCGCACTCGATGTGCTCCCGTGA
- a CDS encoding FadR/GntR family transcriptional regulator, whose protein sequence is MGTRIPPEPELMRDLQVSRNTLREAVRALVHTGVLDSRPGDGTYVAATDGFAAALARRFRNSEALEILDVRRMIERDAAGMAARRRTADDIENLRTLERRRAEMAHSDNGASVDAELAFHTAIVAAAHNSLMLDLYAFMTDAVRESIAAVVDSLAGGVKGHITLHDQLLASIVAQDPVAAEQAATEHLESVMALLAKGGIS, encoded by the coding sequence GTGGGAACCCGCATTCCGCCGGAGCCGGAATTGATGAGAGACCTACAGGTCAGTAGAAACACGCTGCGCGAAGCAGTCCGGGCCCTGGTTCACACCGGCGTCCTCGATTCGCGACCGGGAGATGGCACTTATGTTGCCGCGACCGACGGGTTCGCTGCCGCGTTGGCCCGGCGGTTCCGCAACAGCGAAGCCCTCGAGATTCTCGATGTACGTCGCATGATCGAACGGGACGCGGCCGGCATGGCCGCGCGTCGACGCACCGCAGACGATATCGAGAACCTACGCACGCTCGAGCGACGCAGAGCCGAAATGGCCCACAGCGACAACGGCGCCTCAGTCGATGCAGAGCTCGCCTTCCACACAGCGATAGTGGCCGCCGCCCACAACTCGTTGATGTTGGACCTTTATGCCTTCATGACCGATGCGGTCCGAGAGTCCATCGCGGCGGTAGTCGACAGCTTGGCCGGCGGCGTCAAAGGCCATATCACCCTGCACGATCAGCTGCTTGCTTCGATCGTGGCACAGGATCCCGTCGCCGCGGAGCAAGCGGCAACCGAGCACCTGGAATCGGTGATGGCACTGCTCGCGAAGGGCGGCATCTCGTGA
- a CDS encoding MFS transporter has translation MTTSNVEPSEAPISHAASDGRRWQIPPTAGFWVVVSLIVTGLLGSYALTPLYPIYQQRWGFSDLTLSVAFACYSLGTVVALLVAGSLSDHIGRRAAFLPALAGVVIAIVVLATSVNVTMLLIGRALQGIFTGIVTGTAGAALMDLAPGGRKKTAALANSASIAVGSALGPLTAGFLVAHVAPATVAPYLLVLGLLGLGIIGVVLMPETVERGSLRTHRIRFPRPPQHRGPFAIASLGAVVASASMALYAAFGAPIAHLGNLDGESAGGLLVFGMFAAIGVAQFALHRLRPLVALSSGAVTCAVGWGAIVPSLAAHQSAVLIGGTLMAGAGCGLMMMGATATVGHIADDGRRAETISLFLVIMFLGLAVPGICGGALSDAVGLTATTAVMLAFAVGACSVLVIASRTARIRTLLS, from the coding sequence GTGACCACTTCGAATGTTGAGCCGTCCGAGGCGCCGATCTCCCACGCGGCGTCGGACGGACGGCGCTGGCAGATCCCTCCGACGGCGGGGTTCTGGGTCGTGGTCTCGCTCATCGTGACCGGGCTTCTGGGGAGCTATGCTCTGACACCGCTTTACCCGATTTACCAACAGCGCTGGGGCTTTTCGGATCTGACTCTCTCCGTGGCCTTCGCGTGCTACTCACTCGGAACGGTCGTGGCCCTGCTGGTCGCGGGATCATTGTCGGACCACATCGGCCGTCGCGCTGCGTTTCTACCGGCACTGGCCGGAGTCGTGATTGCGATCGTCGTGCTCGCAACGTCTGTCAATGTGACAATGCTGTTGATAGGCAGGGCATTACAGGGAATATTCACGGGTATCGTGACCGGCACTGCTGGCGCCGCGCTCATGGACCTGGCCCCTGGCGGACGCAAGAAGACCGCAGCCTTGGCCAACTCGGCGAGTATTGCGGTAGGGTCGGCGCTCGGCCCGCTGACAGCGGGATTCCTCGTCGCGCACGTCGCCCCTGCGACGGTGGCGCCTTACCTGCTCGTACTCGGATTGCTCGGCTTGGGCATCATCGGTGTGGTCTTGATGCCTGAGACAGTTGAGCGCGGATCCTTACGCACGCACCGGATACGGTTCCCGCGCCCCCCACAGCACCGGGGCCCCTTTGCGATTGCTTCCCTGGGCGCTGTGGTCGCGAGCGCGAGCATGGCACTGTATGCCGCTTTCGGCGCCCCCATCGCGCACCTGGGAAACCTGGACGGTGAATCGGCCGGTGGGCTGCTTGTCTTCGGCATGTTCGCAGCCATCGGAGTGGCTCAGTTCGCGCTGCACCGCCTCCGGCCCCTGGTCGCTCTTTCGTCCGGGGCAGTCACATGCGCGGTGGGATGGGGGGCTATCGTCCCGTCGCTGGCCGCCCACCAATCCGCGGTGTTGATCGGGGGCACCCTCATGGCGGGAGCCGGGTGTGGACTCATGATGATGGGAGCCACTGCAACGGTTGGGCACATCGCCGACGACGGACGGCGAGCAGAGACGATCTCCCTGTTCCTGGTGATCATGTTCCTGGGACTGGCAGTACCCGGAATCTGCGGCGGCGCACTCTCCGATGCCGTCGGGCTCACCGCAACAACCGCGGTGATGCTCGCGTTCGCAGTAGGTGCCTGCAGCGTCCTTGTGATCGCGTCGCGTACAGCCCGAATACGAACACTGCTGAGCTGA
- a CDS encoding MFS transporter: protein MNMTVSPSQRTRAGAILAASIGSVAAFKGLESVTPPALPMLQTEFDASQASIAWVLTAVLLTGPIATPIVARLGEIWDKRRVLLTVLVIVASGTLLSALSISMPMLIAGQLLQGIGLSTVPLAIGIIRETQSAARTKAANGLMVGAIFGSTAIAMLAAGPIADNLSYRWLFWTPFLVLVGTIVAVWTIVPNSPTSPTRGGRVDLIGSTLLGAGLAIVLLSLTYAPDWGWYSTPFLLLLGLGILVLALFAFVELAVDEPLVDLRIMFDYNVITAASLMFLAGFCINVVLVVVPMQVQQPSETGYGLGASATLTSLILVVATLIGLTAPLASWLDKNISARVASAGGPVSVLISMAVMISLGDRGSGLLVLAAVMLCAFGFSIAMTQSMNLVVSGVPAERVAGFNGVTYAIQAVAGTFGAQIAGSVLSTNSADASASPSWTGFSTIWGICALVAAAVLVLAVTNRNNQRVNTR from the coding sequence ATGAATATGACCGTTTCCCCTTCTCAGCGCACTCGTGCCGGTGCCATCCTCGCCGCGTCCATCGGCTCGGTCGCGGCCTTCAAGGGACTGGAATCCGTCACTCCGCCGGCGCTACCCATGCTGCAGACGGAATTCGACGCTTCCCAGGCCAGTATCGCCTGGGTTCTGACCGCAGTTCTCCTGACCGGCCCCATCGCCACCCCCATCGTCGCCCGACTCGGCGAGATCTGGGACAAGCGCCGAGTTCTACTGACAGTGCTGGTCATCGTCGCCTCGGGAACGCTGCTGTCCGCACTGTCCATCTCCATGCCCATGCTGATAGCCGGCCAACTCTTGCAAGGAATCGGTCTCAGCACGGTACCGCTGGCGATAGGGATAATCCGCGAGACCCAAAGCGCTGCGCGCACGAAGGCAGCCAACGGCCTGATGGTCGGCGCCATCTTCGGAAGCACCGCAATCGCCATGTTGGCCGCCGGGCCGATCGCCGACAATCTCTCCTACAGGTGGTTGTTCTGGACCCCCTTCCTCGTTCTGGTGGGAACCATCGTTGCCGTGTGGACGATTGTCCCGAACTCGCCGACGAGTCCGACACGAGGTGGCCGTGTCGACTTGATCGGTAGCACATTGCTGGGTGCGGGGCTTGCGATCGTCCTGCTGTCGTTGACCTACGCACCCGATTGGGGTTGGTACTCAACCCCCTTCCTCCTCCTTCTCGGTCTGGGGATTCTGGTGCTGGCGCTCTTCGCATTCGTGGAGCTGGCGGTCGACGAGCCACTTGTGGACTTGCGAATCATGTTTGACTACAACGTGATCACCGCTGCAAGCCTCATGTTCTTGGCGGGTTTCTGCATCAATGTGGTCCTGGTGGTGGTTCCGATGCAGGTGCAACAGCCATCAGAGACCGGTTACGGTCTCGGTGCCAGCGCAACGCTCACAAGTCTCATTCTGGTGGTGGCCACGCTGATAGGCCTGACGGCACCGTTGGCATCATGGTTGGACAAGAACATCAGCGCGCGGGTGGCCTCGGCAGGCGGGCCGGTTTCGGTCCTCATCTCCATGGCGGTCATGATCTCCCTGGGTGATCGGGGAAGTGGGCTTCTCGTCCTGGCGGCTGTGATGCTATGCGCCTTCGGATTCAGTATCGCGATGACTCAATCAATGAATCTTGTGGTGAGTGGCGTCCCGGCCGAGCGCGTCGCGGGGTTCAACGGAGTCACCTACGCGATCCAGGCGGTCGCCGGTACCTTCGGCGCACAGATTGCGGGCAGCGTTCTGTCCACCAACTCAGCAGATGCCTCGGCCTCCCCGTCTTGGACAGGGTTTTCCACGATCTGGGGAATCTGTGCACTCGTTGCGGCGGCGGTACTGGTGTTGGCAGTGACCAATCGAAACAACCAGCGGGTCAACACGCGATAG
- a CDS encoding TetR/AcrR family transcriptional regulator: MARETHIPSGAGTSSPRREQLIAVAAELFLHDAYDSVTVEMICAKAGVSGPALYRHFQNKQALLVAVVEKGLGALQDYARSTIESETDPARALQAMVDHHIRSVMDAPPTPLIFQKNEHAFSEVERRRIRREMSRYAEEWISVVIPLRPDLSEPQVRLLTHSVFAMLNAVATLNKGLDRATTVSMMSHAALQALTSSTLSDG; the protein is encoded by the coding sequence ATGGCACGAGAGACGCATATCCCTTCGGGTGCCGGCACAAGTTCGCCGCGACGGGAGCAACTGATCGCCGTCGCAGCCGAACTGTTCCTGCACGATGCGTACGACTCGGTCACCGTTGAGATGATCTGCGCCAAGGCAGGGGTTTCCGGGCCGGCGCTGTATCGCCACTTCCAGAACAAGCAGGCACTGCTGGTCGCGGTCGTGGAGAAGGGCCTTGGGGCGCTACAAGATTACGCTCGCAGCACGATCGAATCCGAGACCGATCCCGCGCGGGCGTTGCAGGCGATGGTGGACCACCACATCAGGTCCGTCATGGATGCGCCACCGACGCCTTTGATCTTCCAGAAGAACGAGCACGCGTTCTCCGAGGTCGAACGGCGTCGCATCCGGAGGGAGATGAGCAGGTACGCCGAGGAGTGGATCTCCGTTGTGATCCCCCTTCGCCCCGATCTCTCAGAACCACAGGTCCGCCTGCTGACCCACTCGGTCTTTGCGATGCTCAACGCGGTCGCAACCCTCAACAAGGGCCTGGATCGGGCAACGACTGTGTCGATGATGTCGCACGCGGCCTTACAGGCGCTGACCTCGTCGACCCTCTCGGACGGGTAG